In Salvia miltiorrhiza cultivar Shanhuang (shh) chromosome 4, IMPLAD_Smil_shh, whole genome shotgun sequence, the DNA window cctatacgatgcaaaaattcaatttttggtcAAACTAAAGATTACATGACAAGTCAAAATATCGACGTGTATTCATCGGacgttttaaaaaatgacatcgTATAGAACATctctaaaagatatcgtataaAACATATCTAAACCcgtaaatcgtaagatttttatagagtttgaatatctaatatctgaatttgtgataaaattgctacaacattaaagttcatgtatttttttacaccttttaaaactcatgtgcaaaatcaaactacctccaaaattggtgtatttaggcGCCAATAATCCTATTCAATTTGATCTCAATTAAATCTTGACGTCCTGTTGTGCTTGTTTGATGTGCAATAAGGAAGCACAAGAATATACCAATGGATTTCAATCATTCGAATTTCAACGACGACATTGTCACACACCATGTATACTAAAAAGATAAACGAGATGAAACATCTTATCGATACGATAGTTCAGAAGTATTTACAAACATCTCCAAGTCTGCAGATTAATCTCATTCATGCTCCAAACACAAAGCATCAGCCAAAATATAATTAGATTAGTGTTTAGTCCAATTGCATCATTAATTGCCTCTCTACCAACATCCTTAGACTTTTCTGCATACATGtctaattataaatacatatatataacgGAACATTAATACGACTAGAAAGAGAGCTAATATTTCATCCATGCATAATATACATCTAAACACAAAAACCACATATGTTAGATAGatacttatattttttcagGCCGCCGCCACAGTCTCCACTTCTGGGGCGGTGGCGGCCACCTCCGGGTGGTGGCTTTCTCCACTCTGGGCGGCGGCACGCCTCTCTTTCCTTTCGTCTTGCTTCATTTGCTGTTCTCTACATTCCATGCTACAAAATGCTGTGTCACCCCTATAATCATGGATCAAATAAAATAGATCAATAATTAGAGAAGCAACCACATTAAATAAGCTATTGAAGCAATAATTGATGCATGTGAAACAGGGGATGCTACTGTTTTGTTTTTTCATGTTTATCATACTAGCTCCTATTTGAGTAAATACTCAAGATCAACAACCAAAAAGATATCTGCCTCATAACGCGACAAATAAAATAGTTTTATGAGACCGTTTCTAATTAAAGATTGATATTGTGttggttattttttttttaaaatcatataGTGAAAAACAGTAAAAATGAAGACCAGCTTGGACATATTATTTTGCTACCTCAGAGTTCACAACtcaatattatccaacattccTCAAGAAAACACAACGTATCCATTATCTATGATTATTACTATGtgtattgtgatttttttaccattttttcttttttatttaattattaatgttaattttaattttatattcaattttaaatatagaataattttattattttataagtagtacattaaaataaattgaatgtAATATGAAAttgatgaatatatatatatgtatatatatatatatatgtattgtaTTTATTATAGTGAGATCTAAATTGAAGTTAaatctaaatttaatttaaggtattaattattttaataataaaaaatagaattataaaaatatatatgcacatttatatatatattttatatataaatgagaaaacacaaatgtatatttattataatattatcattgttttataataaaaatgtaCTATATATTTTATTGTAAATATTGTGTAAATCTATATTTACATAATAATTATATACTATTAAAAGTGTAAGTAATCATTTATTTATGTTAtgagattaaaataaaaaaatatatataatgtgtacaatatataagtaaaaacatgttaaaaatattatcaatcacaaaattaaatatatgacattaagttatttaaaatatccgaatGACAAAATATGATAATATTGTATATGTGTATGTATGTGTATATGGAGGGGGTTAgggtataaatattttttaacatataaaatacaaactagttaaaatgtatgaattttatgtagaacacatatgaattcaatgtgcgaaaaataaattttttgctacctatgggattcgaactcgggaccatgaattcatccaataaggtgatgactaaaccgtaaatcttgataatCTAAGGATTGTAAAtggttcgtattttatattctaaaatgtatttttattttaactcacccttatattatattatatatatatatatatatatatatataggggtgggctaccttaaaataagaaataagagcaatttttaatgtataaattttatgtaaaacacgtatgagttcgctgtataaatgtatgaattgtgaacaataattttttgctacctttgggattcgaactcaggaccataaatcaatctaacaggattacgaatcaaccttatcttgatgatctaagggctgaaaataattcttattttatatcttaagaaatgctcttattttagcccttccctatatatatatatatatatatatatatatattaaaattaagtgAATATAGAAATTAGAATCTTAAGTAATTATTCATTTATCTAGTCAAAATGTATTTGTCGAATATTATCCTCGATGCTCAATTCAAAAGGCTAATTACTTGAATTGTATATATACTGAATATGtacatatttaaatattttacttaCTCACTTTTAGTTTTAAATATCATTGTTCcgataattgaaataaaataactataCTTAATATTCAAATATGTACTTAAATTAAGTGATTatgcaattttatttaaatattcgtAATACAGTTATAACTTTTATtgtgtttataattttttttaatatgacaAATGGTTGTATTTACATAATTAAGAGAATTCATCATATAAATTGAAGATTAATTTAAGAATGCATCAGAAAATGTTCCAATGTATTTATAAACAACATATAAACAAATAACAATCACaagaaaatttatataaataaaaattactatagATTAGAAAATAAGATAAAAAGGAATTCACTAATTTGACTATTAACATACCATTAAAATGGAGTAATAAAATCAGAAAATAAGTAATATCAGGAGTAAaaagtttttcttttttgtaaaaactatatcaattatttttgttatataaaTCTACAAccacaaattataaattaatctaATATACTTTGCTTCCAAAATACTACGGAATCGTGCCACTAATGTTTCAGTTTTTATTCGTGAAAACGAATCTATTAATTACACATGCTTCAATTTAAACCACatctaaaatttgaaaaagaaaaaaaaatacatatatatttgattttatttcatcaACACAGTAGAGCACTTTCCGCTGTTTCCGTCACACGTCTATTATGGTGGTGTttgacggcggcggcggtggagtggtggtggtggagtaggAGAAAGGAGAGAGAAGAGTTACCTATACATATAGATGTCATGACCAGGCGCCAAACTGCGGTTGCAGAGGCCGCAGCTCCTGAGAAAATCGGCCGTGTCGACGTGGAAAGCGCCGGAATAAGTCTTCCTGACGTATCGCGGTGACAGCATGTGATAGCAATCGCCGCCGATCGTGGCTGAgggaggaggcggcgccgcctccgtaTTGGCGACGTCGATGGTGACTCGTGACATGCTGGCCGTTCTGGTGAAAGTAGGGCGGCTACGCTTCCCCAACATCAAATTTCGATCTGAATTTTGTGCGTGCGTGTTGGGAGTTTTCGGGGGAGAGATAAAGAGATGGTTGGAGTGAATCTTGGCCGTTGGATGCGATTAACATTTTTCTAGGTGTCCACGTCATCCATCAATTTCTATTTTAATCGCTTATGTTGTCATTTGTTTCAATTTTGCTTTTTGTCACTGATTGGTTGCCTTGCCTCCTTCTTAAGAAATTGATGTATGAAAAGAGTAGTTCGaggaaaaaaattatgtatacgCGTATACGTGTAAATTGTATTTTCATGTACCACCGTTTTACTCGAAAGACTTTGAGATCATTGGGTGAGGGAGAGTGGTCGTTGAAATCCAACTCCAAATTACTAATTCTAATAGATTTAAACATCACAAAATTTCATGTACATCCGGATGTACGGTACATTCCGATCGTACCCGATCCGGATCCTAACCTAACTAGACTATCCTATCCGAAtatcaagtgttagtgtcatttcaatatagtgttagtatcattttcgaattagtgtcatttgtaaaataaaatagtgttagtgtcattccaagatcgtgttagtgttagtgtcttttgaagaaaaaatgggtCAGGATCGAGTACAATctgggtgtacggtacaccaaGGTGTACATGAGACCACCTCTTTAAAGATTCGTGTTAGAACTAAAATTTTTAgttcgaattttaaaaaaataaaataaaattgattgaTTCAAACCCAAAACAGATCGGACTTAATAGGATTGATCCTAAATTTGTGTGTGTTGGTCTGATTAACATAACTACAATTTCTCATGGCTTGATTGTCAAAATTCGAATACATTGCTTCTAAATTTGACAATAAgattattttagatatttttggAATGTGTTCTGATTTTTTTATCTATAAGTGTTACTcgtcattttaattttttcgcctttttaaataaaagtttaattaaaaagttgatgcgaatttttttttaaaaaatatttaagaaaaatgTGTGTTCAATCCTTATCTCACAGAGTTAGTATTTACtaattattatgtaaatttttatttatgaaaattgatATTGAAATCACACTAACTTTTGCACCTTATATAAGGTCAAAATGTATTGATTAATAAAACGATGTGTTTGTATTTGGTATTTTAGGATTATAAATTCAGGGCAAGTATTGTATTgtactataatttttttcttttgagaaaatattgaaCTACAATTTAAGTATAATattgggtgattctattcatagctcCCATTTTACTCTTTGTAGCcacttatttaataaaatatctaaaattattattatatttactgTTTTACCCCTATAACCTCAGTTTAATTTACATAACTTCATCCGTAGCCTTGAAACTTTGTAGCCTTGAAACTTTGAAGAGAGAATATGCTGCTAggatttaattataaattcttCCTTTAATTATAGAATTTTCAAGGCTTGAAGCCTTCAATTAGGAGTCTGACTCTTTATATGATGTCGGAATGAAAGCATAGAGAGTCAGAGACATTTTGGAAAAGATGAGTACATTATCCTTTTTTCAGCAGGTCAAATTGCAATCAGAAATATTCAAAACAGGCAAATGGGCAACGATTGACGGCCAATTCCTCATTATCAAATTGTTGTCTAGGAAATTTTCAACTGTAGCCATAGCTTCATTTCCTGCACCGACGACAAACCCCGTTCTCTACCGTGGATCCAGAGATGACCCGCCGTGGATCCAGAGATGACacgcatatatataaatttgttagGCGATTAAAGAATCTCGTGGTAGAGCTCCGCCGTGGATCGCCGGAGTTGGCCCCGGTTAGGGTGCGAGGCTAAGTGCTGTTGGCGGCGTCTTCAAAACTGAATCTGAAGCACAAAATTTAGAAATTCTCGACGACAAGTTATTATCAATTTAAAAAGTCAGACACCTAATTGAAGGATTTATAATTAGATCCAATGTTTGTTTATGGCTTCATCCGTGTAAATTAAACAGAGGACTTCAGGGGTAAGATAGTAcgtatattaataattttaatattttattaaataagtgGCTAcaaagagtaaaatgggggctgtAAATAGAATCACCCTATAGTATTAAGCACAGCCTCCTGTTTTGCCCTATTATCAAGCGGACATGGGCTGATTCGCGCTTTGGCTTCTTCATTTCACAAGCGTCGGGGTTGCCGTTGTGGGACATTGTTGCTGCTCTTCAGAAGGAGTTTTCGGCCGATGGCTATGAGGTATGGGTGGTTATGTTGTGGAAAATCTAGAGTTTTAATTGCAAGTTGGCCCATGAGGATAATGAAGGAGCCATTGCTCTCACTGAGATGGATTGCGAGGCTTTCTGGCAGTTGTATCAGGCTGCTAAGCCAACTTTTCTGTCGGAGGCATTTATGGGGATTAAACTGGAAGAGAAACGGTGGACTACCTCGAGAAGAGGACACTACAAAGTCAATGTTGATGCCCTTTTTGACATGACGGTGAATGTTTTTGGAGTGGAGGTTATAATAAGCGACGATAGTGGTTGCACGAAAGCTGCTGTAGCGAAGCCTCTGCCACCCTCTTCCAACGTTATGCTCGCCAAGGTGATGGCAGTGGTGCATGGTATTGTGGTTTGTATGGAGCACCAGTTATGGTCAGCGGCGATCTACACTGATTCCATGCTTGCGGCCCGGGTTATGGCGAACAAGGAAGAGGCTGATGTCTTGCTTCCGAATGACGTGAAGGAAATCATTGAGAGTGCACGAGATTGTTTCCCGTGGGTGTGTTTCATGCTTATAGATCGGCTGATCAAGCTGCTCATTGTCTAGCTCAATTTAGTCGTACCTTAGATCGGCCGATGTGTTGGACTTCTGCTTTTCCTGATTGGCTTGTATCTGTTACCACTTCTGATTATGCATGAATAAATGATCGTCTTTCGtttcaaagaaaaaaagtaTAGTATTATTGATAAATGCATGGTTCCAATTTACGGAAATAATATATTGACATGGGTTAGAGAAAGATTGAAGACAAAATATACAAGTATGATATAAGGGCAAAATGATGCTTCATTTGTCCATGAAAAATAGtctttttttgctatttttgaaagttcacaaatattaaatcattttttttacatAAGTGAGACGTTTCTTTTTTACATGGAATTTAAGGACTAGTGTTTAGTTGTTTAAGTATGTTTCTAAGTTTgtgaataaattattatacaTTTAATTAGTGAATTTTAAAACTTTGAGGCTAGATTTATTtttggggtaattgcctgtaaatccaaaATATTTTtccggaattggtttttgctcctaatttaaaaggtctacttttaaatacataacctttcgtttttgtctcaaattggTCCAgtgaccgattttttcttacgtcGGTGCCAGAATTGACAAGGTGGCACATTTGtgacatgtgaaaaaaaaattaatataaaaggTACACATCATCATCTTTCCCAACCTCCCCACTCCCAAACCCCTAATTTTTCCTCCCCCACCCGCCGCCATTGCCTACCACCGCCCCTTCCGCCACCAT includes these proteins:
- the LOC131021804 gene encoding FCS-Like Zinc finger 7 produces the protein MLGKRSRPTFTRTASMSRVTIDVANTEAAPPPPSATIGGDCYHMLSPRYVRKTYSGAFHVDTADFLRSCGLCNRSLAPGHDIYMYRGDTAFCSMECREQQMKQDERKERRAAAQSGESHHPEVAATAPEVETVAAA